In the Bradyrhizobium guangzhouense genome, one interval contains:
- a CDS encoding amidase, translating into MISLADLQRRIEAGELSPDAAIAQSHAAIEAKDKDVRAFVRHDTAAKAQVSGPLRGIAVGIKDIIDTANMPTEMGSEIYRGWQPRADAPVVMMLKRAGATIVGKTTTTAFASRDPTPTLNPHNPGHTPGGSSSGSAAAVGAGMIPLALGTQTGGSVIRPAAYCGAAAIKPSFRMLPTVGVKCYSWALDTVGLFGSRAEDLARGLLGMTGRSEFSGIAPAKSPRIGVVRQEFAEAVEPAAEEGLRTAIKAAEKAGASVQIIDLPVAVKEAWRIHPIIQDFEAHRALAWEFDQHHDEIAPLLRASLDETVRLTPKEYDDARRVARRGRRELGEVFEGLDVLLTYSAPGTAPAKELASTGSPRYNRLWTLMGNPCVNVPVMKVGGLPIGVQVIARFGNDPGALAAAWFLENALANSG; encoded by the coding sequence ATGATTTCACTTGCCGATCTCCAGCGCCGCATCGAAGCGGGCGAGCTTTCGCCCGATGCCGCGATCGCGCAGTCGCATGCCGCGATCGAGGCCAAAGACAAGGATGTTCGTGCCTTCGTCCGGCACGACACAGCGGCGAAGGCGCAGGTCTCCGGACCGCTGCGCGGTATCGCGGTCGGCATCAAGGACATCATCGACACTGCCAATATGCCGACGGAGATGGGCTCGGAGATCTATCGCGGCTGGCAGCCGCGCGCCGATGCGCCCGTGGTGATGATGTTGAAGCGGGCCGGCGCCACCATCGTCGGCAAGACCACGACCACGGCGTTCGCCTCGCGCGATCCGACGCCGACGCTCAATCCGCACAATCCCGGCCATACGCCTGGGGGGTCGTCCTCGGGCTCGGCGGCTGCCGTGGGCGCCGGCATGATTCCGCTGGCGCTGGGCACCCAGACCGGCGGCTCGGTGATCCGGCCTGCCGCCTATTGCGGCGCTGCCGCGATCAAGCCGTCGTTTCGCATGCTGCCGACGGTTGGCGTGAAATGCTATTCGTGGGCGCTCGATACGGTCGGCCTGTTCGGATCGCGCGCGGAAGATCTGGCGCGCGGACTTTTGGGGATGACCGGCCGCAGCGAATTCTCAGGCATTGCGCCGGCGAAGTCGCCGCGTATCGGCGTGGTCAGGCAAGAGTTTGCCGAGGCCGTCGAGCCGGCCGCGGAAGAGGGCTTGCGGACCGCGATCAAGGCGGCCGAGAAGGCCGGGGCCAGCGTGCAAATCATCGATCTGCCCGTGGCGGTCAAGGAAGCCTGGCGCATCCATCCCATCATCCAGGACTTTGAGGCGCATCGCGCGCTCGCCTGGGAGTTCGACCAGCATCATGACGAGATCGCGCCGCTGCTGCGCGCCAGCCTCGATGAGACGGTCAGGCTGACGCCGAAAGAATATGACGATGCGCGCCGCGTCGCCCGCCGCGGCCGTCGCGAGCTTGGCGAAGTGTTCGAAGGTTTGGACGTGCTGCTCACATATTCCGCGCCGGGCACCGCACCGGCCAAGGAGCTCGCCTCGACCGGCTCGCCCCGCTATAACAGGCTGTGGACGCTAATGGGCAATCCTTGCGTCAACGTGCCGGTGATGAAGGTCGGCGGCCTGCCTATCGGCGTGCAGGTGATCGCACGGTTCGGCAACGATCCCGGCGCGCTTGCCGCGGCGTGGTTCCTGGAGAATGCGCTGGCGAATTCAGGCTAG
- a CDS encoding patatin-like phospholipase family protein → MSGKIDGTHDDGSAQGTAASRLLSLTNIWSDAPSLPAAREPLSVPPQRPAPGVQAPVMVEVAPAPPPVASVRARAERWPPPTLSLALQGGGSFAAFTWGVLERLLEEPSIDFDTISGASAGAINALLLGCGLVEGGREGARRRLNRFWTRLMHEASFRSLMLVGGFSPAGSSVAFGPTLRSGQFDPFDLDPLRQALSRDIDFTALRDPKCPKLLIAATRIRDGQQQIFGNQVITADVALASTCPPLVHCAVEIDGEAYWDGGFGGNPPLIKLAQQSTSADLLLIQVTPTRDAYVPITLAAIDRRLDQIAANAALKAEIAAIEWAQPHVAPALRLSRIAAEDSIEGLAQRSSTDLGRGFIRLLHRSGREAAERWLRQGATGADVQRALSVAEPALA, encoded by the coding sequence ATGAGCGGGAAGATTGACGGCACGCATGATGACGGTAGCGCGCAGGGCACTGCGGCAAGCCGCCTGCTCTCGCTGACCAACATCTGGTCGGATGCGCCCTCGCTGCCTGCGGCCCGAGAGCCTCTTTCCGTTCCGCCACAGCGACCTGCTCCCGGCGTGCAAGCCCCGGTGATGGTCGAGGTCGCACCAGCGCCCCCGCCCGTCGCATCCGTGCGAGCGCGCGCCGAACGATGGCCACCGCCGACACTCTCGCTCGCCTTGCAGGGCGGCGGCAGCTTTGCCGCCTTCACTTGGGGCGTGCTGGAGCGGCTCCTGGAAGAGCCATCCATCGACTTCGACACCATCAGCGGCGCCAGCGCCGGCGCCATCAACGCGCTGCTCCTCGGCTGCGGCCTTGTCGAGGGCGGCCGCGAAGGCGCTCGCAGGAGGCTGAACCGGTTCTGGACCCGGCTGATGCACGAAGCCTCGTTCCGCTCGCTGATGCTGGTCGGCGGCTTCTCGCCGGCGGGAAGCTCGGTCGCCTTCGGCCCGACGCTGCGCTCCGGCCAGTTCGATCCGTTCGATCTCGACCCGCTGCGCCAGGCGCTCTCGCGTGACATCGATTTTACCGCCTTGCGCGATCCGAAATGCCCGAAGCTGCTGATCGCGGCGACGCGGATCCGCGACGGCCAGCAGCAGATTTTTGGCAACCAGGTCATCACCGCCGATGTCGCGCTCGCCTCGACCTGCCCGCCCCTCGTCCACTGCGCCGTCGAGATCGACGGCGAGGCCTATTGGGATGGCGGCTTCGGCGGCAATCCGCCGCTGATCAAGCTGGCGCAACAATCGACATCAGCCGATTTGCTTCTCATCCAGGTCACGCCGACGCGCGATGCTTACGTGCCCATCACGCTCGCCGCGATCGACCGCCGCCTCGACCAGATCGCGGCCAATGCCGCACTCAAGGCCGAGATCGCTGCGATCGAATGGGCGCAGCCGCACGTAGCGCCCGCGCTGCGGCTCTCCAGGATCGCCGCCGAAGATTCGATCGAGGGCTTGGCGCAACGCTCGTCGACCGATCTCGGCCGCGGCTTCATCCGCCTGCTGCACCGAAGCGGCCGTGAGGCTGCCGAGCGCTGGCTCAGGCAAGGCGCGACGGGCGCTGACGTCCAACGCGCATTGTCCGTAGCCGAACCCGCGCTAGCCTGA
- the plsY gene encoding glycerol-3-phosphate 1-O-acyltransferase PlsY, producing the protein MGLDALLPVAFIIGYLFGSVPFGLILTRLAGTQDLRSIGSGNIGATNVLRTGRKGLAAATLLLDALKGTAAVVISGYLAGPNAAMLAGLGAFLGHLFPVWLKFKGGKGVAVYIGILLGLFWPAALVFCVIWLATAFTTRYSSLSALVAAFITPLFLWWFGHLALASLSVVLTLLLFYMHRENIKRLQSGKEGRIGEKA; encoded by the coding sequence ATGGGGCTTGATGCATTGCTGCCGGTGGCCTTCATCATCGGCTACCTCTTCGGTTCTGTCCCGTTCGGGCTGATCCTGACCCGGCTCGCCGGAACGCAGGATCTGCGCTCGATCGGCTCCGGCAATATCGGCGCCACCAATGTGCTGCGCACCGGCCGCAAGGGCCTTGCCGCAGCAACCCTGCTGCTCGACGCGCTCAAGGGCACAGCGGCGGTGGTGATTTCAGGCTATCTCGCCGGCCCCAACGCCGCGATGCTGGCGGGTCTCGGCGCCTTCCTCGGCCACCTCTTTCCGGTCTGGCTCAAATTCAAAGGCGGCAAGGGCGTCGCCGTCTATATCGGCATCCTGCTCGGCCTGTTCTGGCCGGCAGCGCTGGTGTTCTGCGTAATCTGGCTCGCCACCGCCTTCACCACCCGTTACTCCTCGCTCTCGGCGCTGGTGGCAGCCTTCATCACGCCGCTGTTCCTGTGGTGGTTCGGACACCTTGCCCTGGCCTCACTGTCCGTCGTGCTGACGCTGCTGCTGTTCTACATGCATCGCGAGAACATCAAGCGGCTGCAATCGGGAAAAGAAGGCCGCATCGGCGAGAAGGCTTAA
- a CDS encoding dihydroorotase, which translates to MLTDRRPILLANARVVDPSRDFDGPGDVLIADGIIREIRRGIGAAGVPEGTDVVNCSGKIVAPGLIDMRAFVGEPGFSHRETFASASQAAATGGITTIICQPDTSPVIDNSATVDFVMRRARDTAIVNIQPMAALTKGMRGEEMTEFGLLKAAGAVAFSDGDRSVTNSQVMRRALTYARDFDALIVHHTEDPDLVGEGVMNEGEFASRLGLMGIPKAAEAVMLERDMRLVALTGGRYHAASLSCIDSLEIMKRAREAGLAVSASVSINHLALNENDIGPYRSFLKLSPPLRTEDDRRALVEAVASGLVDVIMSDHNPQDVEVKRLPFAEAAPGAIGLETMLPAGLRLVHNDELDLKTLIRAMSTRPAELLGLPGGTLRVGSPADVVVIDLDVPWVVDPADLKSPCKNTPFDEARFTGRAIRTIVGGRTVYEHV; encoded by the coding sequence ATGCTGACCGACCGCCGCCCGATCCTGCTCGCCAACGCCCGCGTCGTCGATCCCTCGAGGGATTTCGATGGCCCCGGCGACGTCCTGATTGCCGACGGCATCATCCGCGAGATCCGCCGCGGCATCGGCGCTGCCGGCGTCCCCGAGGGCACCGACGTCGTCAATTGCTCCGGCAAGATCGTGGCGCCCGGCCTGATCGACATGCGCGCCTTTGTCGGCGAGCCCGGCTTCAGCCATCGCGAGACCTTTGCGAGCGCCAGCCAGGCGGCCGCGACCGGCGGCATCACCACCATCATCTGCCAGCCTGATACGTCTCCCGTCATCGACAATTCGGCGACCGTCGATTTCGTGATGCGCCGCGCGCGCGATACCGCGATCGTCAACATCCAGCCGATGGCGGCGCTCACCAAGGGCATGCGCGGCGAGGAGATGACCGAGTTCGGCCTGCTCAAGGCCGCCGGCGCCGTCGCTTTCAGCGATGGCGATCGCAGCGTCACCAATTCGCAGGTGATGCGCCGTGCGCTGACCTACGCCCGCGATTTCGACGCGCTGATCGTGCATCACACCGAGGACCCTGACCTCGTCGGCGAAGGCGTGATGAACGAGGGCGAGTTCGCCTCGCGCCTCGGCCTGATGGGCATCCCGAAGGCCGCCGAGGCCGTGATGCTCGAGCGCGACATGCGCCTCGTCGCACTGACCGGCGGCCGCTACCACGCGGCCTCGCTGTCCTGCATCGACTCGCTCGAGATCATGAAGCGTGCGCGCGAGGCGGGCCTTGCCGTCAGCGCCTCGGTCTCGATCAATCATCTTGCGCTGAACGAGAACGACATCGGCCCCTACCGCTCGTTCCTGAAGCTGTCGCCGCCGCTGCGCACCGAGGACGATCGCCGCGCGCTGGTTGAGGCGGTCGCCTCCGGCCTCGTCGACGTCATCATGTCCGACCACAACCCGCAGGACGTCGAGGTCAAGCGCCTGCCCTTCGCGGAAGCCGCTCCCGGCGCCATCGGGCTCGAGACCATGCTGCCGGCGGGGCTGCGGCTGGTTCACAATGACGAGCTCGACCTCAAGACGCTGATCCGGGCGATGTCCACCCGGCCGGCCGAACTGCTTGGCTTGCCCGGCGGAACCCTGCGCGTGGGCAGCCCGGCCGATGTCGTGGTGATCGACCTCGATGTCCCCTGGGTGGTCGATCCCGCCGACCTCAAATCACCCTGCAAGAACACCCCGTTCGACGAGGCGCGCTTTACAGGCCGCGCCATCAGGACCATCGTCGGCGGTCGAACGGTTTACGAGCATGTCTAA
- a CDS encoding aspartate carbamoyltransferase catalytic subunit, whose protein sequence is MTSKSTFVLGHRHLLGIEGLSAADITGLLDLSEEYVELNRQVDKKRTVLRGRTQVNLFFEASTRTQSSFELAGKRLGADVMNMSVSSSSIKKGETLVDTAMTLNAMHPDILVVRHHASGAVELLARKVDGSVINAGDGAHEHPTQALLDALTIRRNKGRIEGLVVAICGDVLHSRVARSNIILLNTMGARVRVVGPSTLLPTGIERMGVEVARDMREGLNGADIVMMLRLQRERMNGSFVPSTSEYFHYFGLDQKKLGYAKPDALVMHPGPMNRGVEIDTAVADGAQSLIREQVEMGVAVRMAVLEALARNLPNA, encoded by the coding sequence ATGACATCGAAATCGACCTTCGTCCTCGGCCACCGGCATTTGCTGGGCATCGAGGGCCTTTCCGCGGCCGACATTACCGGCCTCCTCGACCTGTCCGAAGAATATGTCGAGCTCAACCGCCAGGTTGACAAGAAGCGCACCGTCCTGCGTGGACGGACGCAGGTGAACCTCTTCTTCGAGGCGTCCACCCGAACGCAATCCTCGTTCGAACTCGCGGGCAAGCGCCTCGGTGCCGACGTCATGAACATGTCGGTGTCCTCCTCGTCCATCAAGAAGGGCGAGACGCTGGTCGACACCGCGATGACACTCAACGCCATGCACCCTGACATCCTGGTGGTGCGCCATCACGCCTCCGGCGCGGTGGAACTGCTGGCGCGCAAGGTCGACGGTTCCGTGATCAATGCCGGCGACGGCGCGCATGAGCATCCGACCCAGGCGCTGCTCGACGCGCTCACCATCCGCCGCAACAAGGGCCGGATCGAGGGCCTCGTGGTCGCGATCTGCGGCGACGTGCTGCATTCGCGTGTCGCCCGCTCCAACATCATCCTGCTCAACACCATGGGCGCCCGCGTCCGCGTCGTCGGTCCCTCCACGCTGCTGCCCACAGGCATCGAGCGGATGGGCGTCGAGGTTGCGCGCGACATGCGCGAGGGACTCAACGGCGCGGATATTGTGATGATGCTGCGGCTGCAGCGCGAGCGCATGAACGGCTCCTTCGTGCCGTCGACCTCGGAGTACTTCCACTATTTCGGGCTCGACCAGAAGAAGCTCGGCTACGCCAAGCCCGATGCGCTCGTGATGCATCCCGGCCCCATGAACCGCGGCGTCGAGATCGACACGGCCGTGGCCGACGGCGCGCAGTCCCTGATCCGCGAACAGGTGGAGATGGGGGTTGCCGTGCGCATGGCGGTGCTGGAAGCGCTCGCCCGTAACCTGCCGAACGCGTGA
- a CDS encoding M15 family metallopeptidase, which translates to MQGHSVKSIRIAIVLIGTFSAAHAQSLPGGFVYLRDIDPSIIQDIRYATSNNFLGRPLAGYGAGECVVKREVGLRLKAVQQELAAQNLSLKMFDCYRPARASLDMVRWSQNGHESAADRRYNPRIAKTELFRLGYIASRSQHSTGAALDLTLVDLKADNSARIDPAKSYADCTAPVAARLPEGSVDMGTGYDCTDEKGHTAAPSITAEQRAWRKRLVAAMARQGFVNYSKEWWHFSLPGAGGAAYDFPIQPRRN; encoded by the coding sequence ATGCAGGGGCATTCTGTGAAATCAATTCGAATTGCAATTGTACTGATAGGGACCTTTTCCGCCGCCCACGCCCAGTCACTCCCCGGCGGCTTCGTTTATCTGCGCGATATCGATCCCAGCATCATCCAGGACATCCGCTACGCCACGTCGAACAATTTCCTCGGCCGTCCGCTCGCCGGCTACGGCGCCGGCGAATGCGTGGTGAAGCGGGAAGTGGGCTTGCGGCTGAAAGCGGTCCAGCAGGAGCTGGCGGCGCAGAACCTGTCGCTGAAAATGTTCGACTGCTACCGGCCGGCGCGCGCCTCGCTCGACATGGTGAGATGGTCGCAGAACGGCCATGAGAGCGCGGCAGATCGACGCTATAATCCGAGGATCGCCAAGACCGAGCTGTTTCGCCTCGGCTATATCGCCAGCCGCTCGCAGCATTCCACGGGCGCGGCGCTCGACCTCACGCTGGTCGATCTCAAGGCCGACAATTCCGCCAGGATCGATCCCGCAAAATCCTACGCTGATTGCACGGCGCCGGTCGCGGCGCGGCTGCCGGAGGGCAGCGTGGACATGGGCACCGGCTACGATTGCACCGATGAGAAAGGGCATACCGCAGCACCGTCGATCACGGCAGAGCAGCGCGCCTGGCGCAAGCGGCTGGTGGCGGCGATGGCGAGGCAAGGCTTTGTGAACTATTCGAAGGAGTGGTGGCATTTTTCCCTGCCGGGGGCGGGCGGGGCGGCCTATGATTTCCCGATCCAGCCGCGGCGGAACTGA
- a CDS encoding acyl-CoA dehydrogenase family protein, translated as MTQPSFATHEVFNQSPPFEDVNLFTVDQPLVEAVKANGGAAAERELSEFGRHWGSAAMADRGRVANENTPKLRSFDAKGNRRDQVEFHPGYHELMAHSVHAGVHNSTWTADGKPAGDAAEVIRAAKFYMASQVETGHLCPITMTRASVAALAMQPDLLGKVMPVLSTRSYDPSFAPWWDKRGMTLGMGMTEKQGGTDVRANMTRAVRDGNAYRITGHKWFMSAPMCDAFLVLAQADGGLTCFFMPRFAPDGSVNAMQFQRLKDKLGNRSNASSEVEFVGAYAERVGEEGKGIRTIIQMVQLTRQDCAIASSGLMRSGLAHALHHARHRSVFQKHLADQPLMQAVLSDMALHVEASTALVTRLCRAFDRTPDDAAEAAYMRLLTPAIKYWTCKSAPPFLYEAMECLGGNGYVEDGILARHYREAPVNAIWEGSGNVMCLDVLRALSREGEAATAVLQALAAETKGLPGASEAVAFIGKAFHRADGERVARLAVEKLALLAAAAALNCVSPHNAELFAATRLATNHASMYGAVELDSGDARALLARALP; from the coding sequence ATGACCCAGCCGAGTTTTGCGACCCACGAGGTCTTCAACCAGTCGCCGCCGTTCGAGGACGTGAATCTGTTCACGGTCGACCAGCCGCTGGTCGAGGCCGTGAAGGCCAATGGCGGCGCGGCGGCGGAGCGGGAACTGTCGGAGTTCGGCAGGCATTGGGGCTCTGCGGCGATGGCCGATCGCGGCCGCGTCGCGAACGAGAACACGCCAAAACTCCGCTCCTTCGATGCCAAGGGCAATCGCCGCGACCAGGTCGAGTTTCATCCTGGATATCACGAGCTGATGGCGCACAGCGTGCATGCCGGCGTGCACAATTCGACGTGGACTGCGGATGGGAAGCCAGCGGGCGATGCGGCTGAAGTCATTCGCGCCGCAAAATTTTACATGGCCTCGCAGGTCGAGACCGGCCATCTCTGCCCGATCACGATGACGCGCGCCTCGGTCGCCGCGCTGGCGATGCAGCCGGATCTGCTCGGCAAGGTGATGCCGGTGCTGTCGACCAGGAGCTACGATCCCAGCTTCGCGCCGTGGTGGGACAAGCGCGGCATGACGCTCGGCATGGGCATGACCGAGAAGCAGGGCGGCACCGACGTGCGCGCCAACATGACGCGCGCGGTGCGCGACGGGAATGCCTATCGAATCACCGGCCATAAATGGTTCATGTCGGCGCCGATGTGCGATGCGTTCCTGGTGCTGGCGCAGGCGGATGGAGGGCTGACCTGTTTCTTCATGCCGCGCTTCGCGCCGGATGGATCGGTCAACGCGATGCAGTTCCAGCGGCTGAAGGACAAGCTCGGCAATCGTTCGAACGCGTCCTCCGAGGTCGAGTTCGTCGGCGCCTATGCCGAACGCGTCGGCGAGGAGGGCAAAGGCATCCGCACCATCATCCAGATGGTGCAGCTGACGCGGCAGGATTGCGCGATCGCCTCCAGCGGCCTGATGCGCTCGGGCCTCGCGCATGCGCTACATCACGCCCGTCACCGCAGCGTGTTCCAGAAGCATCTCGCCGATCAGCCCTTGATGCAGGCCGTGCTCTCCGACATGGCGCTGCATGTGGAGGCGAGCACCGCGCTGGTGACGCGGCTCTGCCGCGCCTTCGATCGCACGCCTGATGATGCGGCGGAGGCCGCCTATATGCGGCTGCTGACGCCCGCGATCAAATATTGGACCTGCAAGAGCGCGCCGCCATTCCTTTACGAGGCGATGGAGTGCCTCGGCGGCAACGGCTATGTCGAGGACGGCATTCTGGCACGCCACTACCGGGAGGCGCCGGTCAACGCGATCTGGGAAGGCTCCGGCAATGTGATGTGCCTCGACGTGCTCCGCGCACTCTCGCGCGAGGGAGAGGCGGCGACGGCGGTGCTGCAAGCTCTCGCGGCCGAGACGAAAGGCCTTCCCGGGGCAAGCGAGGCCGTCGCTTTCATCGGCAAGGCCTTCCACCGCGCCGACGGCGAGCGCGTTGCGCGGCTCGCAGTCGAGAAGCTGGCGCTGCTGGCCGCGGCCGCAGCGCTCAACTGCGTGTCGCCTCACAACGCTGAACTGTTCGCCGCCACCCGCCTCGCCACCAATCACGCCAGCATGTATGGCGCTGTCGAGCTCGATAGCGGCGACGCACGCGCGCTGCTCGCGCGGGCGCTGCCGTGA